A segment of the Branchiostoma floridae strain S238N-H82 chromosome 10, Bfl_VNyyK, whole genome shotgun sequence genome:
TCAAGCCAAGATGGCGTCGTTTGGTTTttgagaagaaagaagaatgcAGATTTAGCTCATTTAGGTGAGTTTTACGCCAACAATATTCTTAAAAGAGTACTAAATTACCCACACGATAAAATAAGGATATATGTAGGTGAACTTTTGACCTAAACTTAGCCGTTTTGACCAGAGAGTTTTGCGAAACTTGTCGAAATTTCCAGAGGTACCATGCCTTTGTGTCGTCTGCGTCCTCTGGGAGCCTATGCTCCGCGTGGGTAAATATACTTCAGGTAACGCTGAATTTTGGATGCTAGGAAGCCAATGGAAACGATTAGAAAAAAGCAACAGGAAGAAAAACTTGTGTATGATGTTTGTGATGGAGTTTTTGTGTGTAATGTTGCCATGTTTCCCTCCAATTTAGCCAAAATCTGACAACGCCACGCGTGATGATGTGTTAGATTTGTACCTGATGTATGTTTCCCGCCATGCTTATACCTGTGAAACTGGTGTGATTTGTGCGATGTGCATGTATTAAACGCTTTGTTGTTTAGCCAGTGTACATGGACATGATCTATAGTTCTGTTAAAGAATAATATAACACCGTTGCTGACTTGACTAACAATTTTTTAGTGTTTTCTTTACATATTTGTGCCCCCCCCACTTAATCCTAGCAAACGTGACACAACTTGTTCTAAGCCTTTATGATGATAGATTCTGGTTTCTTATTCTAATGATGTAATGTAAAAGGTGTTAACACACTGCATAACTAATGTTATATGTGTATTATATAGATGtattatatagatgtgtattCTGAAACCATCCCATCATGTTCAATTATAAAGCTTTGGACAAACCACACAAACCAACTATGACTGTACGCTGACCGAAGAGAAAGAGGACAGGTTTAAACTGTAGCGAGACTCCTATCTATCCAAAGAACtctcagggataaacaagtccactagccctattgtccagggcaagtgaaagtgctgttcgggcaagtgcatgtcctaccccacttgtccgatcgggcaagtaagatttttccattgattttagtgcaattttgatatacttgttactttttacagtcatgacatcaagcaactgtctacagagaattccattgctggaagtgaaaatgcatatactagtaacagtgatatttgaattttgggcaagtgaaaaattggttcgggcaagtacattttttatgtgcttgcccgataggacaagtggattttagaaaacttgttcaaccctgactCTACTCAACTCTAACATTGAATTGCCTTCAGAAAGTCATCTGAAACAGTATAAAGTAGCAAAATCCAGTATCTGCAACCCCTAAACTTGATTGAAATTCACAAAAGTTCGCGTAGTGTTAAACCAGACTTTGCACTTCTTGGAAACAGATTATATCACAGGGCTCggaattcattttttggattaggtcatttaggtgcactggtgcacccagcttaaaaaattgggtgcaccaaaaaatgtttgggtgcaccacttaaatttaagtagaatgtaaaaaaaaacctaataacaaaacttataATTAGTTATaataagctatcaaattcttaaacaagtaacatgacagacttttttattatctttctaaaacTTAGATGTcgagaatatgatgtatactagtatattcgatatctttccatacataaacctaagagaatatttgggtgcaccctgtgcacccactgaaaaaaattgggtgcacagttacaattttgggtgcacctgggtgcacatgcacccagtatttcgtgccctggatcatcatcatcatcatctttgctGCATATTATCATTGTTACCCCACTTTAGAAATAAACGAACACGATGAataagtttatttattttatttatttatttcttcctcAAACGTACATAGGCAGGGAAATACACACATGATATACCCTGAATTACGTAGGTTTGTTACAAAAAAACTTATACGtgcagaatgtcaacaaacagaaatacataatatattaacaaACACTAAGCATAGGTCCGAACTCACAGGCTGATGGTAATGCTAGGAAATAGAGTCAGTATAAAGTCTGACTGCAGTGTGGAGGAACGACTGTTTCAGTCTGTCAGTTCTTGCCTTGGTAATTGTTTAAAAGACAGCAATCTTCATGAACACTACAACAAATCATATCTGTTTTTATGAATTAAAAACTATTATTATGTTTTGTGAATGTTTGTAACCAAAAGtttacaataacaaaacaagtcAACAGATAAAGTAGTGCATCGCAATACTTGACAAGGCCAAAGACATTCTTCCGTTCACGTCAGAGAGTTAGAAACTGTGCACAGGTGGTGGTTGAGGATTACCTGAGTTGGGTTGATATGATGTTTGTTTGGTCAGCTTAAAATTCGTCGTATCCAAAATTGTGCCAGGATATTTGTTACCACCAACTGTTGTGTGAAGACCTCTGCTGGATGTCTTTTTGATGTAAGTTGTAACctaaaaaattacatgtagtcAAAAAGAATTTAATACCCTCATAGGTACCCTCAGAATGCCTACGTTGTACTGTGCATCAAGTTACATTTTTAAAACTCCCTCGCAGTGAAAGGCCAGTATCACACGCCTTTCCCCGCAGATTTTGCCACCTCAACATTACCAGTATGCTTAAATGAATTCCTGGTTGGAATCTTACATCGTCCTgataacaacagaacaacagcAAGAAAATCATGGTTTTGATGACTAAACAACGACAAGAATTTGAAGTTTCTGATGATTTGTGTTTCAGTTTCCAGTTGAGCATCAGACGTGATTGGTCCTCACCATGGCGACACCCACGCCCCACGCGACGGTGATCAGTCCACAGGACCTGCTCGCACAGATGAACAAGTACCGGAGTTACGCCGCCATTCTCGCCGACACCAACCAGCGTGAGTTGCTGTTTTCGTCATCAACATCATCTTCTGTTTCTAGAAGACTGTATTGGGTAGCGTACTTGTATTTGTGAcatattgctcgtggtcaattgatcagcattggctctatagtggccacttttctccagtcccttgagtggccctTATAGGCATTTTTGACTGTGTATAGGCTATAGGGTAGCATACTTGTAATGACAATGTTTATTAGATCATTTAGAATATGGGGATACATCCAAAAAGTTTTGGGGTGAACGATGAAGTTATGCTCTTAATTTGCACTGACACCAACCAATGTGAGTACAGATTGaaggagtgaatgaatgaaagggTGCATGAGTTATGCTGCATAGTATCAAAAGATCCAAGAGGTTCCCAGACCAAAAGTTATGAGACTTACTTTTCATCCAATGTAACTATGTATGTGTACTTAAgtttccaaggaggttaaagtcAGCCTCttgaagttactgtaaatgcagaaatgttcgcggtcgattaatgttcgcggttttcgcggtgaccacttcaccgcgaatttaaaaccaccgcgaacatttttccataacagtaagagactgcagtgcatggtgctgccgcgaaattaaaaccactgcgaaaagtccatcttcccgctaccgcgaaattaaatccccgcgaacttaaatgcatttacagtactaagtaCTTGAATGCCATACAATTTACTAATGCTGTCATGGTTCAAACACACTTCAGTATTCAgaaaacagacattttttttgtaaagaaaGTTTCACATTTGCACCTCTATTGCCTGTCCTGTGGAATGATGAACAGAAAACCTCATCAGAAAAcccgttgccatagcaacattggGTTTGGTGCTTATAGCTTCATTCTGACCACAGCGCCAGGGATCAGCTCGGAACTTCAATCTCCCTTCAAACAagacatgtttgaaaaataCTCAATTCTAAGTTCTAGTTCGTAAAATATCAAAGTCTATATAGTGAGGTAGTGTTTTATTTAAGTTAGTATGACTGGTGTAACtataaaagtttgttttcttgattGGATGTGTGCTTGAACTTCTGAGACGCTCCCCTCGTCAGTACAGAGTGATGTAATCTGAAGATACACCAGAGTTCCTCCTACACAAGGAACGGTGATATACTGACTGATAAGAGCTGACTGTACTGATGTAATTAATACCTTATCGTGTTGTAATTACAAAAATATCAGAAACAATTGTAATTACAATTTAGAGCCTGGTCACATTCGTTATATGCAAGGTGTTTCAACCAGGGTAGGGGCTTTTCTGTAACAAAGGCAAACTACATCAAATTGTTGTTCTGAGAGtcataaattgaaaaaaaaaattctggggaagGATGCCCCTCTTATGTAAGTTATGATGGTTGAACTGCTGTGCTGCTTGCCATATGGCTTAGCTGCACTTAAATGCCCCCAACACTGTGAAAACGTCCTGGTGAGAACTTGAACAAGCTGTTACTATTGTTAGGGATATGGTATGTTTCCTGAAACAACTTAAGACCAAACGTTCCATATACCGCAACTGACCGCAAGTAAAGAcgaagttttgttgttgttttccttccCCAGAGGATGAACACAGGCTGAAGGTTGCGCAGGAGATCAGTGAGAATTTTGAGGTAAAGCTTCATGCATTTTTATTGCCTTTGTctggaaggttatgtttttggtactGCCTTAGACAGCATAACTTCAAACTGTAGACTCAGTTATGTACAAATCTTAGATAcaggcacaggtacaggtactgtagTTAAGGTCCCTGTACCTATAGCCCATTATCTGTAAGTTATATATGTATAGCCAACTGTCTTTTTAGTCTGTGGTAACTTGTCATTTTTGTATGAGAACACATTTGAGTCTCAAACAAGGCTATCTCAACTTTCAACTGGCAGGTTATAAAAGATGTCATCTCAAGTCAATTTGAATTTAATGGCATGAGTCTGACTGAAgttttacccccccccctctcacCAGTCCATCGTGACGTCTGGCCAGTACCAGTCGTTCCTGGAACATGCCATCCCACGCTTCCTCAAGGTTCTACAGGAAGGTAAGACTGTCTTAGAAAGTGAAAGTTCTTACATGCATTCTTGAGAAATTACTGTATGAAATAAAGGCGTCTCAGTCAATTTTGAATAGCAAAAATAGCTTTGCCAGGTATTGTTTTGAGCTTCATGAACTTCTTAGATTTTTTAAAGGTGTATCATAAGTACTGCAAGTATATCCCTTCACCACTGTCCTTAAATGTGTTTTCCAGGAGACACCATTTTTGTGCAAGAAAATCCCATCCAGGTAAGGCCATCTCTTGAAAATgactgttttgaaaatgactgttttgtagATTTGTACCTATGCAACATTAggatttttgtagtcatttTTTAGCAATGctattgtacctgttgcaattgttgtgcaataacaTTTGCTTCTTACCTCAAGTTAAGAAAGGTGCTGAAATTGTgccattttgttatttttcagcaACTACGGAAACTGCTGTTGGAGATCATCCACCGCATCCCGACCAACGATCACTTCCGCATCTACGTCAGCAAAGTGCTGTCCCTCATGTTCCAGCTTATAGAGGTTAGAGGTTATGGGGTTAGAGTTCAGGGGTCACAGGTTAGGGTTAGAGGTTAGGGTTCACACTTCCACATCTATGTCAGCAAAGTGCTGTTCCTCATGTTCCAGCTTATAGAGGTTAGAGGTTATGGGGACAGGGGTCACAGGTTAGGGTTAGAGGTTAGGGTTCACACTTCCACATCTATGTCAGCAAAGTGCTGTCCCTCATGTTCCAGCTAatagaggtcagaggttatgGGGTTAGAGGTTTAGGGGTcccagggttagggttagaggtCAGGGTTCACACTTCCAAAATTCATAGAATCTCTCAATAGCGACTATCAATAGAGAAATTGCAGAGTTTTATTTTTCCTGCATCTTTGTGTCTCTAGATTTTTGTGGAAAGTAGGATTGTGGGAATAAACCTGCTAACCTCATAAAAATCAAGAGACCCACTAGGAACATGTTGATTTTGGTCAGTAGATCATCAGTAAGTTTCTGAATGTGAGTTTCTGTGTTTCTGTGCCTGGTACAGAGAGAGAATGAGGAGAATGTTCTGGTCTGCCTGAGAATCATCATCGAGCTGCACAAACAGTTCAGGCCACAGATCCAGCCGGAGGTGGGTATCACACCGGGGTTTCTGCAAGGGCATCACACTGGGGTTTCATCCAAGGTTAGGGCATGTGGTATCACACTGGGGTTTGATATAGGGTGTGGCAGAAGTGGCTGTCAAAGTGTGGGATCTCTAAAAATCATTAGTATGAGCGTCTTTACTCAAACTGGCTCtcaagaaaatttttttttttacttaatggtcaccacgtaacaagacctgtaAACTCAACTGACACAAGACCTGTTTTACTGCAAGTTTCtgtatgtacattatgaaatttacactaaatgtaaaaatgtcCTATTTCAGATCCAGCATTTTCTCCACATGGTGAAACAGATCTACAAGGACCTGCCTGCAAACATGGTGAGAACTTCAGCCTCCCTTTACAGCTCAATTTGTTGCTGATTTCAGTTTTAAGTCTAAGTGCAACTTGAGTTGATTGTTGGGCAATCTATGTCAGTTACTTGTGTGCAGAATTTGTTTTaagtgcagggctcgaaatactgggtgcatgtgcacccaggtgcaccaaaaattggagctgtgcacccaattattttctctgggtgcaccctgtgaaatattttcttaggtttatgtatgtaaatatatcaaagtatacttagtatacatgtacatcatattcttgacatttaagtgttagaaagataataaaaatgtctgttgtttaagaATGCTTGTAACTAAATTTTAtgattaggttattacttaaattcaaTTGGTGCACCCAAAGTTTTTTTGGTACACccattttttaagctgggtgcaccagtgcaccttatcccaaaaatgaatttcgagccctgaagtgACAAATGAAAGACATGActgttcccccccccccccagaacgCGATGTTTGAGAAGCCGATTAACGTGACTCTGGACGCGGCGACCGGCCAGCCCGTGGTGCTTCCGCTGTCCGGAACCGTCACCGTGCAGACGGAGAAGGCAGACGGCAGCAAGGAAACTGTGAGTCATCTCATGTTCCAGCTTATAGAGGTCAGGGTTAGGGGtcatagggttagggttagaggtTAGAGACCGGCCAGCCCGTGGTGCTCCCGCTGTCTGGAACCGTCACTGTGCAGACGGAGAAGGCAGACGGCAGCAAGGAAACCGTGAGTCAAGTCTTAAGTTGATTTGTCCTTCTGGGACTTATTAGCCCTAATTGGACGCATCTTCCTCATActttgaatgcagaaatgtttgcggtttttgcggcgaccactttaccgcgaacttaaaacgactgcgaacatttttctatcatggtcttagactgcagtctatatTGTTACCAAAAAATTAAAACCTTTGTGAAAAGTCATTTCCCcctacctcgaaattaaatccctgcgaacttaaatgtatttacagtattcagtttCCATCTCCACATGGTTAAAACGAATCGTTGTAAGTTTTGTCAATAGGtcaaaatttttctgttcataGAACTGAAGGATGCAGTAGCTTATGTTTTGACTTTGTGGTATCAAGCAGCTGTTCATCCATAATGGGCATTTGTATCACACCAAGGTTTCATTTTGGATGGGCATTTGGTATCACACCAAGGTTTCATCTTAGAAGGGCATTTGGTGTCACACCAAGGTTTTATTATTTAAGCATCATGGTATTTGGTATCACACCAAGGTTTTGTCCAGTGTGAGTGTTTGCTATCACACCAATGTTCCATCCAGCATGGGCATTTATAGGTATCATACAAGGGTTCATCCAACCAAATAACTGATGTACCACCAAAAGTTTGCCTGTTCTGTGTGATTTTCCCTGTGTCTGACCCACGTGTCTCTCCCCCGCAGCTGACAGTCCTGTCGAAGGGGATCAACTCGCTGAAGGTTCTGGCAGAGTTGCCCATCATCGTGGTCCTCATGTACCAGGTAAGGTCTGCTTCTTACACTCTTTTGTCAAGGAACTATAGTGGTGACGAACTCTTCACCAAGTAAGATTTGGTAAAAGTGACTACaaaagggctgtctccagctttaaattattttccatcccactGATGGTTTTGGAGCTAATGTTGTCCATTTTCGTTGTTAAATCTGTTATTCTAACCTCAGGATACAGTATcaacaatttcatgtcatgaagttcggATCTCAGTGCGGATAGAGTGAATTCtatttccgtcccaacaagcaaatttccgtcccaggacgcaagaacaggtcctggagacaaacTCTTCAAGAAGGATTTGACAAAAGtgacttttaaaaacaacagttaGCCTTGAACAACAGAATTCGAAATGTAACCATTGGAAGCTGTTGGCTCCATGTAAATGTTGCTCAAAATTCTGGTCTAAACACCTTTTCATTGCTCTGAACAGCTGTACAAGCAGAACGTCCACAGTGCGGTGTCCGTTTATTTCTCTCATTATgtctctttccttccttccctccttcaCAGCTTT
Coding sequences within it:
- the LOC118425099 gene encoding transformation/transcription domain-associated protein-like, whose product is MATPTPHATVISPQDLLAQMNKYRSYAAILADTNQQDEHRLKVAQEISENFESIVTSGQYQSFLEHAIPRFLKVLQEGKTVLERDTIFVQENPIQQLRKLLLEIIHRIPTNDHFRIYVSKVLSLMFQLIERENEENVLVCLRIIIELHKQFRPQIQPEIQHFLHMVKQIYKDLPANMNAMFEKPINVTLDAATGQPVVLPLSGTVTVQTEKADGSKETLTVLSKGINSLKVLAELPIIVVLMYQLYKQNVHSAVSEFIPLIMNTIVLTPSAQARASPQFNRELYVDFVAAQIKTLSFLAYIIRIYQDSVTTYANQMVKGMLSLLTNCPQEVTHLRKELLIAARHILATDLRNRFVPHIDRLFDEKVLIGTGWTTRETLRPLAYSTLADLVHHVRQLPLAYSTLADLVHHVRQHLQLSDLVLAVHLFSKNL